One segment of Thermocladium sp. ECH_B DNA contains the following:
- a CDS encoding RNA-splicing ligase RtcB: MTPPLRKIDKNIWEIPRDYKPCMKVPARIFASDSLIEKMKSDMTLEQAANVACLPGLYKYSIALPDAHQGYGFPVGGVAAVDVNSGAISPGGIGYDINCGVRVLRTDLSINDVKPRLRELVDTIFKLAPAGVGETGHVRLSVGELDQVLNEGISWAISRGYGWRDDQDYIEQNGSWDYADASKVSARAKDRGKSELGTIGSGNHFIEVQVVEKIFDEKVAKAFGINDVGQVMVMIHSGSRGLGHXVATDYIRIAEGKMRQWGLILPDRELVSMPINTREAQDYLHAMAAAANYAWTNRHLLMHWVREAFKSVFNRDPDKLGMRVVYDVAHNIAKLEEHEIDGQRKSMWVHRKGATRAFPAGRPEIPKIYRDIGQPVLIPGSMGTGSYILVGSEASMNLTFGTAPHGAGRVMSRSAAVRMLPPSKVKTALEGRGIIVRSAESEIISEEAPEAYKDVDAVVEVADSIGMAKKVARMRPIGVVKG, from the coding sequence ATGACTCCTCCATTGCGTAAGATAGATAAAAACATTTGGGAGATACCGAGGGATTATAAGCCATGCATGAAGGTCCCCGCCAGGATATTCGCTAGCGACTCATTAATTGAGAAAATGAAGAGCGACATGACGCTTGAACAGGCCGCCAATGTTGCTTGCTTGCCTGGCCTCTATAAGTATAGCATAGCGTTGCCTGATGCGCATCAGGGTTATGGTTTTCCGGTGGGCGGCGTGGCGGCGGTTGATGTGAACAGCGGTGCAATTAGTCCTGGCGGGATTGGTTATGATATTAATTGTGGAGTTAGGGTATTGAGAACCGACTTAAGCATTAATGATGTGAAGCCTAGATTACGGGAATTAGTTGATACCATTTTTAAATTAGCGCCGGCCGGCGTTGGGGAGACTGGCCATGTAAGATTATCGGTTGGGGAACTCGATCAAGTGTTAAACGAGGGGATTTCATGGGCGATAAGTCGAGGATATGGTTGGAGGGATGATCAGGATTATATTGAGCAAAACGGGAGCTGGGACTATGCGGATGCGTCTAAGGTAAGCGCGAGAGCTAAGGATAGAGGAAAAAGCGAGCTAGGCACCATAGGTTCCGGGAATCACTTCATAGAGGTGCAGGTCGTGGAGAAGATATTCGATGAGAAAGTGGCAAAGGCCTTTGGCATAAATGATGTTGGGCAAGTGATGGTGATGATACATAGCGGGTCAAGGGGTCTCGGTCATCANGTGGCAACGGACTATATAAGAATCGCCGAGGGTAAAATGAGGCAATGGGGACTCATCCTGCCGGATAGGGAGCTAGTTTCAATGCCAATCAACACGAGGGAGGCCCAGGATTACTTGCATGCCATGGCTGCAGCCGCCAATTATGCCTGGACTAATAGGCACTTGCTTATGCATTGGGTTAGGGAGGCATTTAAGAGTGTCTTTAATAGAGATCCAGACAAGTTGGGGATGAGGGTTGTCTATGATGTAGCCCATAATATAGCCAAGTTAGAGGAACATGAAATCGATGGACAAAGAAAAAGCATGTGGGTTCATAGGAAGGGCGCAACCAGGGCATTCCCAGCAGGTAGGCCTGAGATTCCGAAGATATATAGGGATATTGGCCAACCGGTTTTGATACCTGGAAGCATGGGGACGGGTTCCTATATATTAGTTGGGTCGGAGGCATCGATGAATTTAACGTTTGGCACGGCGCCTCATGGTGCAGGTAGGGTAATGAGTAGATCAGCGGCGGTGAGGATGTTGCCTCCCAGTAAGGTTAAGACCGCATTGGAGGGNAGAGGAATAATAGTTAGGAGCGCGGAGTCCGAGATAATAAGTGAGGAAGCGCCAGAGGCATATAAAGATGTGGATGCCGTAGTGGAGGTGGCGGACTCCATTGGCATGGCTAAGAAAGTGGCTAGGATGAGACCCATAGGCGTAGTAAAGGGATAA
- a CDS encoding glycosyl transferase: protein MSKSKARYAVVSHRYWGSPGGGQLVDAAAAIALSEAGFNPILTGTFSFDPRKYVDWYGIDLSSFKIITLSIGIKAFGLLTRLYAWKPAETAIKRYNTDLLFTDEPTYKPLLKYRYHKSLKIIEYIHFPLEIVVNPKFKGTGLAYGEDPYIMERYGRFPLNMYWKLFTTMLPHYIRSNPFEDSDAVLTNSRWTAKVIKEVYGGDPIVLNPPIAPNTEIIGKPLEFDERGPKVVMLGRFSEEKRYHWVVKEIAPRLFKEMPNAELIIMGGATTRTQVNYLERVEAEARKARLRVIRGIGEAEGDGGIVRLIPNAPRSVINSIMDSSRAFLHATINEHWGIAVAEAMSRGLPIVVHASGGTWTDLAGEGENGIGYRDSGEAVEALARLLTDESAFSKLSVSALSRVRGLSLREFSDKLGKIVRELL, encoded by the coding sequence ATGAGTAAAAGTAAGGCGAGATATGCTGTAGTAAGCCATAGATACTGGGGATCACCAGGTGGGGGGCAATTAGTTGATGCTGCTGCAGCCATAGCCCTAAGCGAAGCCGGCTTCAATCCAATACTAACTGGAACATTCTCCTTCGATCCACGTAAGTACGTTGATTGGTATGGGATAGATTTATCTAGCTTCAAGATAATAACCCTATCAATCGGAATTAAGGCATTTGGATTATTGACTAGGCTATATGCATGGAAACCCGCTGAAACTGCTATAAAAAGATATAATACAGATCTCTTATTCACAGATGAACCAACCTATAAGCCACTACTTAAGTATAGGTACCATAAATCGCTTAAAATCATTGAGTATATACATTTCCCGCTGGAGATTGTCGTGAATCCCAAGTTTAAGGGTACCGGATTAGCGTATGGTGAGGACCCATACATAATGGAGCGGTACGGTCGATTCCCCCTCAACATGTATTGGAAGTTATTTACTACCATGCTTCCCCACTATATTAGGAGCAATCCCTTTGAAGATTCCGACGCAGTACTAACTAATTCCCGGTGGACCGCTAAAGTCATTAAGGAAGTCTATGGAGGGGACCCCATCGTCCTTAATCCCCCTATAGCTCCAAATACGGAAATAATTGGAAAACCACTGGAATTCGATGAGAGGGGGCCCAAGGTGGTCATGCTGGGCAGATTCAGCGAGGAGAAGAGGTATCACTGGGTAGTTAAGGAAATAGCGCCTCGACTATTTAAGGAGATGCCAAATGCCGAGTTGATAATAATGGGGGGAGCAACAACGAGAACCCAAGTCAATTATTTGGAGAGGGTTGAGGCAGAAGCAAGAAAAGCGAGGCTGAGGGTTATTAGGGGAATTGGCGAGGCTGAGGGGGATGGCGGTATAGTTCGGTTGATTCCTAATGCGCCACGATCAGTGATTAACTCTATCATGGATTCAAGCCGCGCATTCCTGCACGCCACTATTAATGAGCATTGGGGCATAGCGGTGGCTGAAGCTATGTCGCGGGGCCTCCCCATAGTTGTACATGCATCTGGAGGAACTTGGACTGATTTAGCGGGGGAGGGAGAGAACGGGATTGGGTACCGGGACTCGGGGGAAGCCGTAGAGGCGTTGGCGAGGCTCTTAACTGATGAATCCGCTTTCTCCAAGTTATCCGTTTCAGCATTAT